A region of the Sporomusaceae bacterium FL31 genome:
TTGTTATCAATGCGGGAAATGCAGCGCCGGATGTCCCGTGGGGTTTATTATGGATGAGTCGCCCCGTCGGGTTATCCGTTTATTACAGTTAGGGTTATTAGATGATGCTCTGAGGACACGAGCCATATGGTTATGTGCTACCTGTGACACCTGCAGTACCCGCTGCCCGAAAGGGGTCGCAGTAGCTGCACTTATGGAAAGCCTGCGGCAGGAGGCAAAAAGGAGAGGAATTACTACTGAAAAAAATATTAATCTGTTCAATGATATTTTCTTAAATAATGTACGCTTGTTTGGGCGATCACCGGAAGTTATCCTAAGTGCTTTATATAACTTAAGATCAGGTAATTTCTTTCAAGATATGGATGCTGCAGCTCACTTATTTAAAAGCGGCAAAGCGCATTTTATGCCAGGCCGGATCAAAAATACACAAGCTGTACGGAGAATTTTTAACAAGTGTCTTGAAAAGGAGGGGCAGCATTGAGGTATGCCTATTATCCAGGCTGTTCGCTGGATGCAACGGGTATCGAGTATGATACAGCCAATAAATTGGTGGCAAAGAAATTAGGGATGGATTTGGTCGAAATCCCGGATTGGAATTGTTGTGGTGCTACATCAGCGCATTCAACCAATCATTTACTGGCCTTGGCTCTGCCAGCCCGTAATCTGGCTATTGCTGAAGCTGAGGGGTTTGAAACGGTGGCAATTCCTTGTGCTGCTTGTTTTGCCCGATGTAAAAAGACTGCTGCGGCAGTCCAAGCTTCCCCGGAAATGAAAGGCAAAATTCGTGACATTATTGAGATGGATTACCAAGCTAAGGCCGAAATTCTTTCATTTTTAGATGTTGTAGGAAAAAAGGTCGGCTTGGAAAAGATTAAAGAGCAAGTTATTCAACCATTGCGCGGCTTAAAAGTCGCTGCTTATTATGGCTGTTTATTAGTACGTCCGGCGGCCATTATGCAGTCTGATGATCCCGAAAATCCTATGGTGATGGATCATATTATCGAAGGGTTGGGAGCGACGGCGCTAGACTGGGATTATAAAACAGAATGCTGTGGTGCGAGCCATGTAGTTCCTGTACCCAATCTAGGCAAAAATCTCATTCATGATATTCTCAGGAATGCTGCTAGTCATGGCGCAGAAGCCATTGCAACAGCTTGCCCGTTATGTATGTTAAACCTGGATATGCGGCAAAAGCAAATCAATGCGTTATTAGGAACTAATTTCCATATTCCGATTTTCCATTTTACTGAACTTATGGCGTTAGCCTTCGGCTATTCAGGGCAGGATTTTGGTTTAGCTAAACATTTTGAACCTGCCGAAGAGCTTATTGCAAGGACAGTAAATCCAGGAGTAAGGAGTGCAGGCGCATGAAACGTATTGGGGTATTTATTTGTCATTGCGGCAGTAATATTGCAGCTACAGTTGATTGTGCCAAAGTTGCTGAAGCTGCCAGTACATTTCCTGGGGTAATTTATTCAGCAGACTACAAATATATGTGCTCTGAACCAGGACAGGAGTTTATTAAAGATGCCATCAAGAAACATGATCTAAATGCAATTGTTGTTGCTTCTTGCACACCAAGGATGCATGAGCCAACCTTCCGCAAAACGTTAGCCAGCGGAGGCTTAAATCCGTACATGTTTGAAATGACCAATTTACGGGAGCAATGCTCCTGGGTCCATGCTGATGTTGCTAAAGCTACTGAAAAAGCCATAGATTTAGTGAAAATGTCGGCAGCAAAAGTCAATAGAAACGAAGCGCTATATTCTACGACCATTCCTGTGCATAAAAAGGCGTTGGTGATTGGCGCTGGCATTGCCGGAATGCAGGCGGCTTTGGACATTGCCGATGCTGGCCATCAAGTCATCTTAGTTGACCGCGAGCCTACGATCGGCGGCAAAATGCCGATGCTGGATAAGACATTCCCGACAATGGATTGTTCGGCTTGCATTAGCACTCCCAAAATGGTTGAAGCGGCGCAGCATCCCAACATTGAGCTCATGGCTTATTCGGAAGTGGTTGAAGTCAATGGTTTTATTGGAAACTTTACGGTCAAAATCCGTCAAAAAGCCAAATATGTGGACCATTATAAGTGTACGGGCTGTGGTTTATGCGAAACAAAATGCCCGCAGAAGGTTCCTAATGAATATGATTTGGGATTGGGAACCCGGGCTTGTATTTATAAGCCTTTTGCACAAGCCGTACCCAATAAACCCGTGATTGATCCCAAACATTGCCGCAAGCTGGTTGCCGGCAAGTGTGGTCTTTGTGCTAAAGTTTGTCCGACTGGAGCGGTCAATTATGAAGATACCGAAACTTATATTACCGATACTTTTGGCGCTATTGTTATGGCAACAGGCTATGATTTATATAAATGGGAAGAGGTTTATGGCGAATATGGATATGGGAAATTTGCTGATGTGGTCACCGGACTGCATTTTGAACGGATGGTAAATGCTTCCGGCCCTACTGGTGGTAAAATCAAACGTCCATCGGACGGCAAGGAACCTAAATCGGTTGTATTTATCAAATGTGTAGGTTCCCGGGAACCAGCCAAGGCTAAGCGCTATTGTTCAAGGGCTTGCTGTATGTATACCGCTAAGCATGCGCATCAGGTGCTGGACAAAATTTCTGATGCCAATGTTTATGTGTTTTATATGGACGTGCGCACTCCGGGTAAAGGCTATGATGAATTCTATGAAGCAACACTAAAAGATGGAGCTCACTATTTGCGCGGGCGGGTATCAAAAATTTATCAAGAAGGTGACAAACTTATTGTAAAAGGGGAAGATTCGCTTATCGGAAAACAAGTGCAAATTGCTGCTGATATGGTGGTACTGGCAACTGCTATGGTTCCAAGCGCCGGTTCGCGCGAATTGGCTCAGACGGTTGGTTTCTTGCCTGATCTGGATGGCTGGTATCAGGAAGCACATCCAAAGCTTCGACCGGTGGAAACCCCTACGGCAGGAGTATTTCTTGCTGGGGCCTGTCAAGGCCCGAAAGATATTCCTGATACGGTGGCACAAGCCGGTGCAGCGGCAGCCAAAGTGTGCGGCTTGTTGAGCAAAAGTCAACTAGAAACCAATCCTATGACAGCTAAAAGCAATCCAAGTGTTTGCTCAGGCTGTGGTATGTGTATCCCCGTATGTCCTTATAAGGCTATTCAGTTGACCAGTTTTACTGATCGTGATCATCATGGAAATAGAATTATCCGTAATATTGCTTCTGTAAATAGCGGACTTTGCCAGGGTTGTGGCGCTTGTACCGTAACCTGCCGCCCGGGAGCTATTGACCTTCAGGGCTTTAAGAATGATCAAATTCTTGAGGAGGTAGATGCCCTATGGCGATAATCTCAGAGACGAACTGGGAACCCAAGATATTAGCGTTTTGCTGCAACTGGTGCTCTTATTCAGGTGCTGATTTAGCCGGACTAAGCCGAATGAAGTATCCTGAAAACATCAGAATTCTAAGAGTTCCTTGCTCGGCACGGGTAAATCCCCAATTTATTATTAGAGCCTTTCAGCGCGGAGCTGATGGTGTATTAGTGGCTGGCTGCCATCCTGGTGACTGTCATTATTCGACTGGCAACTACTATACCAGGCGCCGGTTTTTAGTTATGAAGCGTTTTCTAGAATTCAATGGTATCGATCCGCAGCGATTTCAGGCCCGTTGGATTTCCGGTGCTGAAGCTGGTAAGTTCCGAGATACTGTGACACAGCTTTGTGAAGAGATTAAGGCAATTGGGCCAAATAGGAAGTTGAGGGGCGCAAAATGAATGAGTTTACCGTTAAAATGCGCGAAATAGCCCGCGAGCTTTTGGAAAAAGGCGAAGTACATATGATCATTGGCTGGGAAAAGGGACGGTTTCCCCAGCAGTCGCCGCCAGCTTTCATTACTTCAGCAGATCAGATCGACCGGCTGATTTGGGATGAATATTGTTTAGCCGGTACAGCCAAATATTTACTTGATGACAAGTTTGAACACAGAAAAGTCGGCTTATTTGCGAGGGGATGCGATTCTAGGGCTATCAACCGCTTAGTCCAGGATGGACAAATCGACAAAGAAAAACTCTATATTATCGGAATTTGCTGTAGCGGAATGAAAGATTCTGCGAGCAATGAAACAGCGCTAAAGTGCCAGGAGTGTACGCATCCTAATCCGGTCGTTTTTGATCTGCTCATCGGCGAACCTGTACCAGAAAGCGATAAGCCGGAACGGTTTAAAGCTGTGGAAGAATTAGAAAAAAAGTCTGCTGATGAAAAATATGAATATTGGACTAAGCAATTTAGCAAATGCATTCGTTGTTATGCGTGTCGGAATATTTGTCCGGCATGCAATTGTCGGGAATGTTTTGTGGAGCAATACCGGGTAGGATGGCAGGGGAAACAAAACAATTTGGCTGAAAACCAAGTGTTTGGCCTGACACGTGCTTATCATATTGGTGACCGGTGTATTGAATGCGGGGAATGTGCCCGAGCTTGTCCGATGGATTTGCCGCTTATGGAGCTAAACCGTAAATTAATCAAAGACATGAATCAATTGTTTGGCCCTTATAAAGCTTCTTTAGATACTGAAGACACACCGCCATTAGGTAAATATCGGCTGGATGATATTGAAGAATTTATGTGAGGAGGTGGTCAGCATGAAGACCATAACTAAAGCGAATATGATGGATGCCATTGCTATACTGGCGCAAGATGCGCAGGTTTTAGTCCCAATGACAGTAGATGGAATCAGTAAATTTTCCTTGTGGGGCAGTGAAGGTACCTTAGCTTTTTCAGCTGTCAATACGCTGCTGCCACCAAAGGACAGTCTGTTTCCCCAGACTGAGAAGATGTATTCCTATCAGGTTGAGAATCAGACTATTACGTCGTTAGACATTCATAATGAGGCCAAGCAACAAATTATCTTTGGTATCCGGCCTTGTGATATGCAAAGCATTCAGTGTATGGATGATGTCTTTCTAACGAAAACTTTTGTGGACGATTTCTATCGCGTTAAGCGGGAAAAACTGATCACAGTGTGTATTGGCTGCAATAAGACAGCCCCTACTTGTTTTTGCGAGTCAATGGGGGGAAGTCCGGCTGGCCATGGAGCTGCCGATATTCAATTGTGCGATTTGGGGAATTCTTACAGCATAGTGGCACAAACTGCAGCCGGTCAAGCTGTGGTGGAAAAATGGCAGGGATTAGTGCGTGATGAGGAGGGAAGTGTCCCTGAAGTATCCTGTACATTAAAAGTCGACGCCCAAGGTTTGCCGGCACAGTTGTCCAAAATGTTTAATCATCCAATTTGGCAGGAAGTCAGCCGCAAATGCATTGGTTGTGGTACTTGTACCTATCTTTGTCCAACCTGCTATTGTTTTGATATTGATGTGCAGAACAACGGCAATGAAGGATATCGATTCCGGTGCTGGGATTCCTGTATGTTCTCCGACTATGCCAGAATGGCTGGCGGCCACGATCCCCGTCCCAGTAAGAATGAGCGGATTCGTAACCGGTTTCTGCATAAGTTGGAGTACTTTAATGAGCGATATGGTAAGAATCTTTGTGTCGGCTGTGGACGCTGTTTAACAAAATGTCCAGTCCATGTTGATATTACTTTATTTATTGACAAGGTCAAGGAGGTATCAAGCATTGAGTCAGTGCAATTGTGATAATCCTTTAGTTCCAGAGCTTGTACAAGTTTCTCATATTATTGAAGAAACGTCTGATATAAAGACTTTTTATGTAAGTACTATGGAGGGGAAGAAACCTTTTACACCGCAGCCAGGTCAATTAGGGATGGTTTCATTACTGAATATTGGTGAAGGCATGTTTTCGATTACGGCACAGGGCGAGAATCATCTAGAGTTTGCAATCAAGAAATGTGGCATGTTAACCGATGCTCTTCATGAGATTAAAACGGGACAGATGATTGGAGTCAGGGGACCATACGGCAATGGATTCCCTATCGAAAAATGCTTGGGAAAAGATATGTTGTTTATTGGCGGCGGCATTGGTCTTGCCCCAGTACGTTCACTGATCAAGTACTGCTTTGAGCACCGGGATGACTTTGGCAGCATCGATATTGTCTATGGTGCCAGGTCAATGGCTGACTTGTGTTTTAAAGAAGATTTATTTGAGCAATGGCCACAGGAGCACAATACTAAAGTACATGTTACTGTTGACAGTGGTGACGAAAATTGTCCGTGTAACATTGGCTTTGTTCCGGCTTTCCTTGAACGTATCAATCCTGAGCCACAGGACAAAATGGTTGTGTTGTGCGGGCCTCCTGTCATGATAAAATTTTGTTTGCAAGTCTTAAAAAAAATGGGATTTACTGATGATCAAGTCATTACCACTTTGGAAATGAGGATGAAATGTGGCGTAGGAAAATGCGGCCGCTGCAATATTGGCAGTAAATTTGTCTGTCTGGATGGGCCAGTATTTACAATGGCTGAGCTGAATGGTTTGCCTAACGAATTTTAAATGCAGGAATTTTTGTTAGCTAAACCATGTGATTTTTGGGAATAATGTAAATTTTTAGCAGGAATTGTCTGGAAAAACGACGAAATACCCATTACTTACTCTTGTGGTAAGTAATGGGTATTTTTCCATAAAAAACTATTTTATGTTAATTCGAAATTTTAAATGAAAGACAGTGATATAATGAATAAGTTTACTCTGACGACTAGACTAAACATTAAAATTATCTGCATTATATCATTGTTTATGTTACTCATTATGACCTATGGCCAATGGATTGCTTTTCGTGAACGCGAGGAGGAGTATGCTGGTC
Encoded here:
- a CDS encoding 4Fe-4S ferredoxin, which translates into the protein MKRIGVFICHCGSNIAATVDCAKVAEAASTFPGVIYSADYKYMCSEPGQEFIKDAIKKHDLNAIVVASCTPRMHEPTFRKTLASGGLNPYMFEMTNLREQCSWVHADVAKATEKAIDLVKMSAAKVNRNEALYSTTIPVHKKALVIGAGIAGMQAALDIADAGHQVILVDREPTIGGKMPMLDKTFPTMDCSACISTPKMVEAAQHPNIELMAYSEVVEVNGFIGNFTVKIRQKAKYVDHYKCTGCGLCETKCPQKVPNEYDLGLGTRACIYKPFAQAVPNKPVIDPKHCRKLVAGKCGLCAKVCPTGAVNYEDTETYITDTFGAIVMATGYDLYKWEEVYGEYGYGKFADVVTGLHFERMVNASGPTGGKIKRPSDGKEPKSVVFIKCVGSREPAKAKRYCSRACCMYTAKHAHQVLDKISDANVYVFYMDVRTPGKGYDEFYEATLKDGAHYLRGRVSKIYQEGDKLIVKGEDSLIGKQVQIAADMVVLATAMVPSAGSRELAQTVGFLPDLDGWYQEAHPKLRPVETPTAGVFLAGACQGPKDIPDTVAQAGAAAAKVCGLLSKSQLETNPMTAKSNPSVCSGCGMCIPVCPYKAIQLTSFTDRDHHGNRIIRNIASVNSGLCQGCGACTVTCRPGAIDLQGFKNDQILEEVDALWR
- a CDS encoding hydrogenase; this translates as MSQCNCDNPLVPELVQVSHIIEETSDIKTFYVSTMEGKKPFTPQPGQLGMVSLLNIGEGMFSITAQGENHLEFAIKKCGMLTDALHEIKTGQMIGVRGPYGNGFPIEKCLGKDMLFIGGGIGLAPVRSLIKYCFEHRDDFGSIDIVYGARSMADLCFKEDLFEQWPQEHNTKVHVTVDSGDENCPCNIGFVPAFLERINPEPQDKMVVLCGPPVMIKFCLQVLKKMGFTDDQVITTLEMRMKCGVGKCGRCNIGSKFVCLDGPVFTMAELNGLPNEF
- a CDS encoding 4Fe-4S ferredoxin, whose protein sequence is MEKVDLSNIGNEVHADITQLAKNAGVELSSCYQCGKCSAGCPVGFIMDESPRRVIRLLQLGLLDDALRTRAIWLCATCDTCSTRCPKGVAVAALMESLRQEAKRRGITTEKNINLFNDIFLNNVRLFGRSPEVILSALYNLRSGNFFQDMDAAAHLFKSGKAHFMPGRIKNTQAVRRIFNKCLEKEGQH
- a CDS encoding 4Fe-4S ferredoxin; its protein translation is MKTITKANMMDAIAILAQDAQVLVPMTVDGISKFSLWGSEGTLAFSAVNTLLPPKDSLFPQTEKMYSYQVENQTITSLDIHNEAKQQIIFGIRPCDMQSIQCMDDVFLTKTFVDDFYRVKREKLITVCIGCNKTAPTCFCESMGGSPAGHGAADIQLCDLGNSYSIVAQTAAGQAVVEKWQGLVRDEEGSVPEVSCTLKVDAQGLPAQLSKMFNHPIWQEVSRKCIGCGTCTYLCPTCYCFDIDVQNNGNEGYRFRCWDSCMFSDYARMAGGHDPRPSKNERIRNRFLHKLEYFNERYGKNLCVGCGRCLTKCPVHVDITLFIDKVKEVSSIESVQL
- a CDS encoding heterodisulfide reductase subunit B, which codes for MRYAYYPGCSLDATGIEYDTANKLVAKKLGMDLVEIPDWNCCGATSAHSTNHLLALALPARNLAIAEAEGFETVAIPCAACFARCKKTAAAVQASPEMKGKIRDIIEMDYQAKAEILSFLDVVGKKVGLEKIKEQVIQPLRGLKVAAYYGCLLVRPAAIMQSDDPENPMVMDHIIEGLGATALDWDYKTECCGASHVVPVPNLGKNLIHDILRNAASHGAEAIATACPLCMLNLDMRQKQINALLGTNFHIPIFHFTELMALAFGYSGQDFGLAKHFEPAEELIARTVNPGVRSAGA
- a CDS encoding methyl-viologen-reducing hydrogenase subunit delta — its product is MAIISETNWEPKILAFCCNWCSYSGADLAGLSRMKYPENIRILRVPCSARVNPQFIIRAFQRGADGVLVAGCHPGDCHYSTGNYYTRRRFLVMKRFLEFNGIDPQRFQARWISGAEAGKFRDTVTQLCEEIKAIGPNRKLRGAK
- a CDS encoding 4Fe-4S ferredoxin, which encodes MNEFTVKMREIARELLEKGEVHMIIGWEKGRFPQQSPPAFITSADQIDRLIWDEYCLAGTAKYLLDDKFEHRKVGLFARGCDSRAINRLVQDGQIDKEKLYIIGICCSGMKDSASNETALKCQECTHPNPVVFDLLIGEPVPESDKPERFKAVEELEKKSADEKYEYWTKQFSKCIRCYACRNICPACNCRECFVEQYRVGWQGKQNNLAENQVFGLTRAYHIGDRCIECGECARACPMDLPLMELNRKLIKDMNQLFGPYKASLDTEDTPPLGKYRLDDIEEFM